ggacGGGACgtccaatgtcccgctttctggctttctgtccatcaaatgtcccggttgtctttaaaaatcacttttttcggcgttctttgacggtgacgacaccatcatcggcacgtgtcccgctttctcccccgaaacatctggtcaccttaccaataaataaagacaggcttgcattccacaccttGCCATATTTCTTGACCTCCAAGGCATTATTTCTATACACTAAGATGCGCATCTTCAAGGCAAACGTAAAAGGCTGGTCTCTACAGTCAACCCTGCAGGCTCCGAGGGCGGCCATGGACAGAGCCTGGAAAAACAGTTCTTTACAAGGAGTGGAGGTGAATGTACTATCGCTACATCCCAAACCACTCTAGCCATCTTCCTTCGTTGTCTGTTGTTTCATTGGATCTTCTCAGTGCTGCCCCCTCTCGGAGGTTGTCATCTGCTGTGAAAGGAGGTGTGACAAAGGTGCTGCAGTTTTGTGAATGGATACAAGTTTACCGCTTATATGTTGAGTGATTTGCAAGGTTATCAAATCTCTACTACATGAAAGGTAATTGTATCGACACGATACGATATTCTAGATCGAAACTTTTGGTCCAATTTCTACTGGGGTGGCCGAGCCAGCATTTAAGGTTATATCAGGACAAACAgtcagttctttttttaaaaaaaaaaaaaaagggagagagcgTGAATTTCAAGGGCGTAGGGTGCAGTATTTCCGTTTAGATGTATTAATATAAAGTGACAGACACGTACAGACAAAACACAGCAGTAGTTCAGAGTTCCTCTGCATGTCGCTAGCTGTAACCTGCTCGGTCAAACCCTGtccatctttcttcctccctacCTCAACGTTAGCAGACCAAGGACTGTCGCTAACTTCTACTTCTTTAAGGCTTGTAACAGGGACGAACAAAATCTTTTCCCTCTGCCGCAAGCAGACATCCAGGGACCTCTatccatttctctttcttgcttgcGAGTACGAACACAATCCTCTGGTCTGTGTCTGCAAGTTTTATGCCGACACGTGTCCCTCCTCTAAGGGTCAAGTTAGGGACTCTCTtctaaagtgaaaaaaaacgtctgccagctgtccatgGGATATATGTTCATGGTTATTTACCAGTAAAAGTGTAGCACTGTAgtagtgtactgagttatgtctttgtagagAGTCGACGTCaaaagttgatgatgatgatgatgatgatgatgtagttttataacgcgctagtatccgcatcacataGATGCGCTCAAGAACTATCCATAATccttgtctggtcattgtttccctaAGTAGGTCAAGCAACTTCGTAACTGCTGATGTAACAATAGACCCAGTAGCCGCGGGTGGGCAGCTCAAGACCGGGTATTACGCACGCACCCGACATACAACGTACCGAAGTCAGTGATTGAGAGCCACATGGGCGGTAACTCTTGGCAACAATATGGAGTTGTTGTTCTTGTCGGTCTCTGGTGAAGCGTATTTCGAACGGCTGGCGACAAATTCCTTCTGAGCAGAGAAAGACGTTAGTCTACTTCTCTTATTTCTGTTCTAAGAGGTCAAGTGCCATCGCAGGTTAGAATTTTCAAAAGTGTGTAGGACCCACTATAGGTAGTGAGCGTTCTATTCAATATAATAAGTGTCACGtaatcttaaataaaaatagtcaaaTTCTATAACTGTCTTTACTTAAATATTGTCTCTGttaaagtgaaagaagaaaagttttactGCTGTAGCTTTTGTGAACAGATTTGTACAAGGTAGAAAAATCTcccttatttttaaatttttgcttttaatttgcatgagaaatgaaattatatattattacatgtttcaggtctgagaaaattacaacaaagtTCAGTCGGTATTCTTATATCACTAGAAACACTACAGCTGATGGAACTGAAGACTTGATCTTCATTAGTCAATAGTAAGTGGAAAAGTACTTTTaccaaaaaagacaaaacaatataatCAGTAACCCTTGAGACCAGAAAGATATGTTGGCCATAAAAAGTGAGATGCAGAGTCCATGTACACTCATGAAGACTGAAACAACATCTGTAGCTGATGCACTAGAAGACCTGACTGTTAATGTAATGcctaaagcagaaagttcattttgctttgATTATAATGAGACAAAGTGTTTACAGATTGATTTCATGCAGCACGACAATAGCTTTGGCCAAAATCTCCATGATATAAAACTTGATCCAGCTGACCAGAAACACTGGAGGTGTGAGAATGTTCCAGAATTGGAAACAAATTCTCAAATGTCCAgttctttcattaaaatagAATGGCAGCCTGCTCACATTGTGAAGACAGAGTATATGACTGAGCATAATCATAGAGTGAAGAGTGAAAGGGCATTGCCTGGTCAGGATGAAGTTTGTCATCCTAACAGTGGTAATGAATTTTATTGCAATACATATGAAGTAAAGACACAATATGGTCTACATCATGATGAAAATACAAATGGACCAGTTACTtctgaggtcaagcatgaaGATCACTCTGGTCAGGAAGTTGGTTCGATAGTAAAGGCAGAACTGACAAAATCACACAATCTGTACAATGAAGTATGGAACATAAAGGTAGCCACAATGATGGAGCACATGAAGGCACAGAGCGCACCACAGGAAGTGGGGTACAGTtgtaggaaaaataaagatatttcacCATTTTTATCACAACCTGAACAAGATGTAGTTGTTTCTGGAGGTAAATATACTCATTTGATGGATATTGTGACTGAGAGTCCTCAGCATGAGACAAATCTCAATGTTACAGAGCCTAGTGTCAATTTCAAGTCAGAAGAACAGCGACATTGTAAGGATACAAAATCTTATGAGTGCAAAGTTAGTATGTCTTCATTCAGCTTTCCATCCTTGCTCAAAAAACACATGTCAATCCACACTGGGAAACTTTATAAGTGCAGAGTAtgtgaagctgccttcaaaacattagacactttgaaacagcacatgcttgttcacagtaatgagaagccttaccagtgcagtgtctgtaaagctgcttttaagtTGTCatccattttgaaaaaacacatgctggttcacagtgatgagaagcctcacaagtgcagagtatgtgaagcttcatttaaaacattaggcaatttgaaacagcacatgcttgttcacagtgatgagaatcctcacaagtgcagagtatgtgaagctgccttcaaaacattaggAAGATTGAAACAGCACATGAAGGTTCACAGTAATGAGaagccttaccagtgcagtgtCTGTAAAGGTGCTTTTAAGTTGTCATCTATTTTGAAAAGGCACATgaaggttcacagtgatgagaagcctcacaagtgtagagtatgtgaagctgccttcaaaacattaggCATTTTGAAAAGACACATGCAGCTTCACAGTAATGAGAAtcctcacaagtgcagagtatGTGAAGCTTCCTTCAAAACATTAGGAAATTTGAATTGGCACATGAAGGTTCACAGTAATgagaagcctcacaagtgcagagtatGTGAAGCTGCCTTCAATACATTAAGCactttgaaacagcacatgcttgttcacagtgatgagaagcctcacaagtgcagagtcTGTGAAGCTGCCTTTAAAACATTAGGCactttgaaacagcacatgcttgttcacagtgatgagaagcctcacaagtgtagagtatgtgaagctgccttcaaaacattaggCAATTTGAATTTGCACATGAAGGTTCACAGTAATGAGaagccttaccagtgcagtgtctgtaaagctgcttttaagtTGTCACATATTTTGAAAAGACACATGCTGGTTCACAGTAAGGATAAGCCTCACAAGTGTATGTGAAGGtgccttcaaaacattaggaagattgaaacagcacatgcagTTTCACAGTAATGAGAAGATAAAACATTGACACTTTGCCCACAGTTGATATGTTGGCTGAATTGAAGAACTTTTGTACTGATTGgcatgtttattttcctgttccTGTCACATGAGCTACATGTGTGATCACTGTAAGCCCATGGACAGCGCGTTGTAGGAAAATCTcccttgcttttaaatgtttgcttttaatttgcATGAGAACTGAAATGATAACT
The Pomacea canaliculata isolate SZHN2017 linkage group LG2, ASM307304v1, whole genome shotgun sequence genome window above contains:
- the LOC112556062 gene encoding LOW QUALITY PROTEIN: zinc finger protein 493-like (The sequence of the model RefSeq protein was modified relative to this genomic sequence to represent the inferred CDS: deleted 1 base in 1 codon); its protein translation is MLAIKSEMQSPCTLMKTETTSVADALEDLTVNVMPKAESSFCFDYNETKCLQIDFMQHDNSFGQNLHDIKLDPADQKHWRCENVPELETNSQMSSSFIKIEWQPAHIVKTEYMTEHNHRVKSERALPGQDEVCHPNSGNEFYCNTYEVKTQYGLHHDENTNGPVTSEVKHEDHSGQEVGSIVKAELTKSHNLYNEVWNIKVATMMEHMKAQSAPQEVGYSCRKNKDISPFLSQPEQDVVVSGGKYTHLMDIVTESPQHETNLNVTEPSVNFKSEEQRHCKDTKSYECKVSMSSFSFPSLLKKHMSIHTGKLYKCRVCEAAFKTLDTLKQHMLVHSNEKPYQCSVCKAAFKLSSILKKHMLVHSDEKPHKCRVCEASFKTLGNLKQHMLVHSDENPHKCRVCEAAFKTLGRLKQHMKVHSNEKPYQCSVCKGAFKLSSILKRHMKVHSDEKPHKCRVCEAAFKTLGILKRHMQLHSNENPHKCRVCEASFKTLGNLNWHMKVHSNEKPHKCRVCEAAFNTLSTLKQHMLVHSDEKPHKCRVCEAAFKTLGTLKQHMLVHSDEKPHKCRVCEAAFKTLGNLNLHMKVHSNEKPYQCSVCKAAFKLSHILKRHMLVHSKDKPHKSDQKLWRCENVPKLETNSPTSSSFVKIECQPVHIVKTECMTEHNHRVKIERALPGQEVVCHSNSDNEFYCNCQSITFEVKKEYGLHHDENTNGPVTSEVKHEDHSEKPHKCRVCKASFKRLDNLKRHMEVHSDEKPHKCRVCETAFKNLDTLKQHMLVHSDKKPHKCRACEATFKTLGILKRHMQLHSNEKPYKCRVCEASFRTLGNLNWHMKVHSKDKPHQCSFCEGAFKTLGRLKKHMQVHSKEKPVQCL